In Aulosira sp. FACHB-615, the following are encoded in one genomic region:
- a CDS encoding SWIM zinc finger domain-containing protein, with product MSIPKISEFTIRRYANAKSYQRGEAYFESGAVDTITRRGNLLHAEVDGSEARPYRVSLSFDGHSLTSANCTCAYNFDGWCKHIVATLLVCVRQPEIIEHRPTLEQLLDRLDHVQTQRLVQELVAEHPQLIETIDRHVTWMTNPLPQTKKLKALRQNAIDTSAFRRQVRQIIHDGVRYLEDGCEEDPIAEELLGLVQSAVDLIERGEGNKAIAILEAITSTCIENWYEVAEYGADYDEIAWELNNAWCEAILTADLTPEEKVDIQVNLEVWQDEWDVDFGLSLEALRQGWDYPQLTEVLQGKISERGVWETTIPDYADDLALIRLKILERQERYQEYLYLAEAEGQTRQYLTMLGRLGRVEEALEVAQTEMNSMEEAFALGKTLQEQGALQQALHIAQIGLQLKGNCQYDLGLWTSDLAQKLGDQTTALQAKKLAFQAHPSLEEYQDIQDLAGEEWLRVKPDLLKILRLYSGWETAPIKVDIFLHEGLIDDAIAIANDLNVYYADIIHRVMDAAIPHRPEWVITHACRLAEAIMNAGKAEYYDAAVEWLKKARAAYIASNKQTDWSNYRAKLMEIHGRKRKLMGMLQGRDME from the coding sequence ATGTCTATTCCCAAAATCAGTGAATTTACCATCCGTCGTTATGCCAACGCCAAGTCTTACCAACGGGGTGAGGCTTATTTTGAATCTGGTGCTGTAGATACCATCACTCGCCGTGGTAATCTATTACACGCAGAAGTTGATGGCAGTGAAGCTAGACCTTATCGTGTCAGCCTCAGTTTTGATGGCCATAGTTTAACCTCAGCTAATTGCACTTGTGCCTACAATTTTGACGGATGGTGTAAACACATTGTGGCAACGTTGCTTGTCTGTGTGCGCCAACCTGAGATTATTGAACATCGTCCGACCTTAGAGCAATTGCTTGATCGATTGGATCATGTGCAGACGCAAAGACTAGTGCAAGAATTAGTCGCCGAACATCCCCAATTGATCGAGACGATTGATCGTCATGTTACCTGGATGACAAATCCATTACCCCAGACAAAAAAGCTCAAAGCTTTGCGGCAAAATGCGATTGACACCAGTGCTTTTCGGCGACAAGTACGGCAGATTATTCACGATGGTGTGCGCTATCTGGAGGATGGCTGTGAAGAAGATCCCATCGCCGAGGAATTGCTGGGTTTAGTACAGTCGGCGGTAGACTTGATTGAACGGGGAGAAGGAAATAAAGCGATCGCAATTTTAGAGGCGATTACTTCTACCTGTATCGAAAATTGGTATGAAGTCGCCGAGTATGGTGCAGACTATGATGAAATCGCCTGGGAATTAAATAATGCTTGGTGTGAAGCTATTCTAACTGCTGACTTGACTCCCGAAGAAAAAGTAGATATCCAAGTCAATTTGGAAGTTTGGCAAGATGAATGGGATGTGGATTTTGGCTTAAGTTTAGAAGCTTTGCGCCAAGGTTGGGATTACCCACAACTCACAGAAGTTCTGCAAGGCAAAATTAGTGAACGGGGAGTTTGGGAAACAACAATTCCTGATTATGCCGATGATTTGGCTTTAATTCGGTTGAAAATCCTGGAACGCCAAGAACGTTATCAAGAATATTTATATTTGGCGGAAGCAGAAGGACAAACACGGCAATATTTAACCATGCTGGGGAGACTTGGCAGGGTAGAAGAAGCTTTAGAAGTTGCCCAAACCGAGATGAATTCAATGGAAGAAGCCTTTGCTTTGGGCAAAACTCTGCAAGAACAAGGGGCATTACAACAAGCTTTGCATATTGCTCAAATTGGCTTGCAATTAAAGGGAAATTGCCAATATGACTTGGGTTTATGGACAAGTGATTTAGCTCAAAAGTTAGGTGATCAAACCACAGCTTTGCAAGCCAAAAAACTAGCTTTTCAGGCACATCCTTCTTTAGAAGAATACCAAGATATTCAAGATTTGGCTGGGGAAGAATGGCTGAGAGTTAAACCTGATTTATTGAAAATTCTCCGGCTTTATAGCGGTTGGGAAACTGCCCCCATCAAAGTCGATATTTTCTTACATGAAGGACTGATTGATGATGCGATCGCGATCGCTAATGATCTCAATGTCTATTATGCTGACATTATTCATCGGGTGATGGATGCTGCCATTCCCCATCGTCCTGAATGGGTAATTACTCATGCTTGTCGCCTTGCCGAAGCAATTATGAATGCCGGGAAAGCTGAATATTATGATGCCGCAGTTGAATGGCTCAAAAAAGCTCGTGCTGCTTACATTGCGTCAAACAAACAAACCGACTGGTCAAATTATCGCGCCAAGTTAATGGAAATCCACGGACGCAAGCGCAAACTGATGGGAATGTTGCAAGGACGAGATATGGAATAA
- a CDS encoding OB-fold nucleic acid binding domain-containing protein has protein sequence MVKIITRKSVGLSNVYDIGVEQDHNFVIKNNFIASNCFNKSHSTAYGYVTYQTAYLKANYPLEYMAALLTANSGDTDKVQKYISTCLSMNIQIEPPDINRSGVDFTPVGDKILFGFSAVRNVGQNAIACILEAREDQGAFKSLSDFCDRVDLRAVNRRTLESLIYCGAFDKIEPNRHQLIKDLELVYDWAQSRAKDRATGQGNLFDLLGGGFASASTTKTTNNVFDSVPKAQPVPDFPPQKKLQMEKELLGFYVSDHPLKSIKHSSSILAPINLSQLGEQKEDTLLCAVVMLNNVKKVMTKKGDPMAILQIEDLTAQLEAVVFPKTYERVSLALEVDARLIIWGKVDRRDEQVQLIVEDVEPVETVQLVMVELTPQQAITIEERDRLRTILKEISGDREKAKVPVIGIVQAGSSRQLVRFGRQFWVQDSRSTVLALQNARFLAHVKQLTSS, from the coding sequence ATGGTTAAAATAATTACTCGTAAATCTGTTGGTCTGTCAAATGTCTATGACATTGGGGTAGAACAAGACCATAATTTTGTCATTAAAAATAATTTCATCGCTTCTAATTGCTTTAATAAATCCCACTCTACTGCTTATGGATATGTCACTTATCAAACAGCATATTTAAAAGCGAATTATCCATTAGAATATATGGCAGCCCTGTTAACGGCTAACAGTGGTGACACAGACAAGGTACAGAAATATATTTCGACTTGTTTGAGTATGAATATTCAAATCGAACCGCCGGATATTAACCGTTCTGGTGTAGATTTTACACCAGTTGGCGACAAGATTTTATTTGGTTTTTCTGCTGTTCGGAATGTGGGACAGAATGCGATCGCTTGTATTTTAGAAGCGCGGGAAGACCAAGGGGCGTTTAAATCATTATCTGACTTTTGCGATCGCGTTGACTTGCGTGCAGTTAACCGCCGTACTTTAGAATCACTGATTTATTGCGGTGCTTTTGACAAAATTGAACCAAATCGCCACCAATTAATCAAAGACCTCGAACTTGTTTATGATTGGGCGCAATCTCGCGCTAAAGATAGAGCAACTGGTCAAGGTAACTTATTTGACTTATTAGGCGGTGGATTTGCTTCTGCATCTACTACCAAAACTACCAATAATGTCTTTGATTCTGTACCCAAAGCCCAACCTGTCCCAGATTTTCCGCCGCAGAAAAAGTTGCAGATGGAAAAAGAATTGTTGGGATTTTATGTCTCAGATCATCCACTCAAATCAATTAAACATTCATCATCGATTTTAGCGCCAATTAATTTATCACAACTCGGTGAGCAGAAAGAAGACACATTACTTTGTGCAGTTGTGATGTTAAATAATGTCAAAAAAGTCATGACCAAAAAAGGCGACCCGATGGCAATTTTGCAGATAGAAGATTTAACTGCTCAATTAGAAGCTGTTGTCTTTCCTAAAACTTATGAACGGGTGAGCCTTGCCCTAGAAGTTGATGCCCGATTAATTATTTGGGGTAAAGTCGATAGACGCGATGAACAAGTACAATTAATTGTGGAAGATGTCGAACCAGTGGAAACAGTCCAACTGGTGATGGTAGAACTTACTCCCCAACAAGCGATCACAATTGAAGAACGCGATCGCCTACGTACAATTTTAAAAGAAATATCAGGTGACAGAGAAAAAGCCAAAGTCCCTGTCATTGGCATTGTACAAGCTGGTAGTTCTCGGCAACTTGTCCGTTTTGGCAGACAATTTTGGGTGCAAGATTCTCGCTCGACTGTTCTCGCACTACAAAATGCCAGATTTCTCGCTCATGTAAAACAATTAACTAGTAGTTGA
- a CDS encoding alpha/beta hydrolase, producing the protein MKIRKQQLLFLFKFKSLLAFGIVTAIAYCSISLFLFFQQPRFIFFPSTVIEKTPDLFNLPYQEVWIPVKTSLGKVEKIHAWWIPAKQPNAKVLLYLHGNGLNIGANIAHSQRFHQLGFSVLLIDYRGYGRSQGEFPNEMRVYQDAATAWQYLTQQQQIPPQQIFIYGHSLGGAIAIDLAVKHPEAAGLIVESSFSSMREIISTRKWFSVFPIDLILTQRFDSIKKVPQLQMPVLFIHGTADSTVPAYMSQKLYDAAPEPKQLILVPNADHNNTAVVSGSKYLQWVDSFVQKVRN; encoded by the coding sequence ATGAAAATACGCAAGCAGCAATTGTTATTTTTATTTAAGTTTAAGTCGTTACTTGCTTTTGGAATCGTGACTGCGATCGCCTACTGTAGCATCAGTCTATTTCTGTTTTTCCAGCAACCCAGGTTCATCTTTTTTCCCTCCACTGTGATTGAAAAGACACCAGACTTGTTCAATTTGCCTTATCAAGAAGTCTGGATACCTGTAAAAACTAGCTTGGGAAAGGTCGAAAAAATCCATGCTTGGTGGATTCCAGCCAAGCAGCCCAATGCCAAGGTGTTGTTATATCTGCACGGGAATGGCCTGAATATTGGCGCAAATATAGCGCATAGCCAGCGATTTCATCAACTGGGATTTTCCGTGTTGCTGATTGATTATCGGGGATATGGTCGCAGTCAAGGCGAGTTTCCCAATGAAATGAGAGTCTATCAAGATGCTGCTACCGCGTGGCAATATCTGACGCAGCAACAGCAAATTCCCCCCCAGCAAATTTTTATTTATGGTCATTCTTTGGGTGGTGCGATCGCTATTGATTTGGCTGTAAAACACCCCGAAGCGGCTGGATTAATTGTAGAAAGCTCTTTTTCATCCATGCGCGAAATCATATCTACTCGCAAATGGTTTTCCGTCTTTCCCATCGATTTAATTTTGACACAGCGTTTTGACTCAATCAAAAAAGTGCCACAGTTGCAAATGCCAGTTTTATTTATTCACGGCACTGCTGATTCCACTGTACCTGCTTACATGAGCCAAAAACTTTATGATGCTGCCCCTGAACCCAAACAGCTAATTTTGGTTCCCAATGCTGACCATAACAATACAGCTGTAGTTTCTGGTAGTAAATATCTGCAATGGGTAGATTCATTTGTTCAAAAGGTGCGGAATTAG
- the nifV gene encoding homocitrate synthase: MNQVVINDTTLRDGEQAAGVAFNLEEKIAIAKFLDAIGVPEIEIGIAAMGEAEQQAIATIVDLNLQAHLLGWNRAVISDIQASIACGLKRVHISIPVSAIQIGAKFQGNWQLVLQKLQDSLNFALDQGLFVSVGGEDSSRADEQFLLDTVLAAQEWGASRFRFCDTVGILDPFTTYDKVKKLVTSLSIPVEMHTHNDFGLATANALAGIKAGALSINTTVNGLGERAGNAALEEVVMALKHLSKIDLGIDTRRLLEISQLVATASGYGLPPWKAIVGENTFAHESGIHAHGVIQNPHTYEPFAPEEIGQERRLVVGKHSGRHLLSNVLQQHGIILNSEETQSVLNAVRQESTQKKRSLTTQELLSLVGVKQ; encoded by the coding sequence ATGAATCAGGTTGTCATCAATGACACAACATTACGTGATGGCGAACAAGCAGCAGGTGTCGCTTTTAACTTAGAAGAAAAAATTGCGATCGCCAAATTTCTCGATGCAATTGGTGTACCAGAAATTGAAATTGGGATTGCGGCGATGGGTGAAGCCGAACAACAAGCGATCGCCACAATTGTTGATTTAAATTTACAAGCTCATCTGTTAGGCTGGAACCGCGCCGTGATTTCTGATATACAAGCTTCCATCGCTTGTGGTTTAAAGCGTGTACATATATCTATTCCCGTCTCTGCAATTCAAATTGGTGCAAAATTTCAGGGAAACTGGCAATTAGTCTTACAAAAACTCCAAGATAGTCTGAACTTTGCTTTAGACCAAGGACTGTTTGTTTCCGTAGGTGGAGAAGATTCCTCCAGAGCCGATGAGCAATTTTTGTTAGATACAGTACTTGCAGCGCAAGAATGGGGTGCATCACGGTTTCGCTTTTGTGACACCGTAGGTATTCTCGACCCATTCACCACTTATGACAAGGTAAAAAAATTAGTCACATCCTTGTCCATACCCGTGGAAATGCACACTCACAATGATTTTGGGTTAGCTACAGCCAACGCCTTAGCTGGTATCAAAGCTGGTGCATTATCTATCAATACTACAGTTAATGGTTTAGGAGAAAGAGCCGGAAACGCAGCTTTAGAAGAAGTTGTTATGGCGCTCAAACATCTATCTAAGATTGATTTAGGCATAGACACCCGACGTTTATTAGAAATATCGCAACTAGTAGCTACAGCCTCCGGTTATGGTTTACCCCCGTGGAAAGCAATAGTCGGCGAAAACACCTTTGCTCATGAGTCAGGTATTCATGCTCATGGAGTCATACAAAATCCCCATACCTACGAGCCATTCGCACCCGAAGAAATTGGACAAGAACGGCGTTTAGTTGTAGGTAAGCATTCTGGCCGCCATTTATTATCAAATGTGCTGCAACAACATGGGATTATTCTCAATAGTGAAGAAACACAATCTGTTTTAAATGCAGTGCGACAAGAATCAACCCAGAAAAAGCGCAGTCTGACAACACAAGAGTTGTTATCTTTAGTCGGAGTGAAACAGTAA
- a CDS encoding DUF5340 domain-containing protein — protein sequence MEQIPLPSPIHYELILQLLERQTLLAVNQNPDLRHQVNQLIITLRKAAVQQKRLEEICEVTSVPVDHRWSLNHHIAEKVVVPD from the coding sequence ATGGAGCAAATTCCTCTACCGTCACCCATCCACTACGAATTAATACTCCAACTTTTAGAAAGACAAACCTTGTTAGCCGTTAATCAAAATCCCGATTTGCGACATCAGGTAAATCAACTCATCATCACCCTTCGCAAAGCAGCAGTCCAGCAAAAACGGCTAGAAGAAATTTGTGAGGTGACATCTGTACCTGTTGATCACCGTTGGTCACTCAACCATCATATTGCGGAGAAAGTGGTTGTACCTGACTGA
- a CDS encoding phosphate-starvation-inducible PsiE family protein produces MPKRVIKEVNSWFERERIVSNLERFQDFIIVSLCLGLFCVMLIRLGDMFFSFLHPLDLREITSDILFILILVELFRLLIDYLQNQQISVGAAVEITIVSALREVILRGVLEIPQNQLFGISTFLLVLAVIFITIPLISRLFGHVTNHNHETLSDTEIVANRTVAADEI; encoded by the coding sequence ATGCCAAAGCGTGTAATTAAAGAAGTGAATAGCTGGTTTGAGCGAGAGCGAATTGTCAGTAACCTAGAAAGATTTCAAGACTTTATTATTGTTTCACTCTGCCTTGGCTTGTTCTGCGTGATGCTGATCCGGCTAGGAGATATGTTCTTTTCCTTTTTACACCCCTTAGATTTACGAGAAATCACATCTGATATTCTGTTTATTTTGATTCTGGTTGAGTTATTTCGTCTACTGATTGATTACTTACAAAATCAACAAATATCAGTAGGTGCAGCCGTTGAAATTACCATAGTTTCGGCATTACGAGAAGTAATTTTACGTGGAGTATTAGAAATACCACAGAATCAGCTTTTTGGTATTTCGACATTTTTATTAGTTTTAGCTGTAATTTTCATTACCATACCTTTAATTTCTCGCTTGTTTGGCCATGTTACCAACCACAACCATGAAACCTTATCAGATACAGAAATAGTCGCAAATAGAACTGTAGCTGCTGATGAAATATGA
- the gatA gene encoding Asp-tRNA(Asn)/Glu-tRNA(Gln) amidotransferase subunit GatA — MASIRELHEQLVKKERSAVEITQEALDKIQALEPKLHSFLHVTAQQALEQARAVDAKIAAGEEIGLLAGIPIGIKDNMCTKGIPTTCGSRILENFVPPYESTVTQKLLDAGAVTVGKTNLDEFAMGSSTENSAYQVTANPWDVTRVPGGSSGGSAAAVAGDECVVSLGSDTGGSIRQPASFCGVVGLKPTYGLVSRYGLVAYASSLDQIGPFGRSVEDTAILLRAIAGYDPKDSTSLKVDIPDYAASLKPDLRARKKLRIGIITETFGEGLDSVVETAVTKAIDQLQMLGAEIHTISCPRFRYGLPSYYIIAPSEASANLARYDGVKYGLRTPDADNLLSMYKSTRASGFGTEVKRRIMIGTYALSAGYYDAYYLKAQKVRTLIKQDFENAFKQVDVLVTPTAPTTAFKAGEKTTDPLSMYLNDLMTIPVNLAGLPGISVPCGFDDQGLPIGLQIIGNVLREDQILQIAYAYEQATNWHLRKPVL, encoded by the coding sequence ATGGCATCCATACGCGAGTTGCACGAACAGCTAGTTAAAAAAGAACGTTCCGCCGTTGAAATTACCCAAGAAGCTTTGGACAAAATTCAAGCTTTAGAGCCGAAATTACACAGTTTCTTGCATGTAACAGCACAACAGGCGTTGGAGCAAGCTCGTGCTGTAGATGCCAAAATCGCTGCGGGTGAAGAAATTGGCTTGTTAGCAGGGATTCCCATTGGCATTAAAGATAATATGTGTACCAAAGGAATCCCCACTACCTGCGGTTCCCGGATATTGGAAAATTTTGTGCCACCTTATGAGTCTACAGTGACACAAAAATTGCTAGATGCTGGGGCTGTCACGGTGGGCAAAACCAATTTAGATGAATTTGCAATGGGTAGTTCGACAGAAAATTCTGCCTACCAAGTTACAGCTAACCCGTGGGATGTAACGCGGGTTCCTGGTGGTTCATCTGGGGGTTCAGCCGCCGCCGTTGCTGGGGATGAATGTGTGGTTTCCCTTGGTTCTGATACTGGTGGTTCAATTCGCCAACCAGCTTCTTTTTGTGGTGTCGTCGGCTTGAAACCAACCTACGGACTTGTTTCACGCTACGGTTTGGTGGCTTACGCTTCATCTTTAGATCAAATTGGCCCTTTTGGACGCTCTGTAGAAGATACCGCAATTTTGCTGCGAGCGATCGCAGGCTACGACCCCAAAGATTCCACCAGCCTGAAAGTAGACATTCCCGACTACGCAGCTTCCCTCAAACCAGACCTCAGAGCTAGAAAAAAGCTGCGAATTGGGATAATTACAGAAACCTTTGGTGAAGGCTTAGACTCGGTGGTGGAGACGGCTGTTACCAAAGCCATCGACCAATTACAAATGTTAGGCGCTGAAATTCATACAATTTCTTGTCCTCGTTTCCGCTACGGTTTACCGAGTTATTACATCATCGCCCCATCGGAAGCATCAGCCAACCTCGCCCGTTACGACGGCGTGAAATACGGCTTACGCACACCCGATGCAGATAATTTACTGTCAATGTACAAGAGTACCCGTGCTAGTGGCTTTGGCACCGAAGTTAAACGCCGAATTATGATTGGCACTTACGCCCTATCGGCTGGGTATTATGATGCTTACTATCTCAAAGCCCAAAAAGTCCGCACCCTGATTAAACAAGACTTTGAAAACGCCTTTAAGCAAGTTGATGTGTTAGTTACTCCCACTGCTCCCACCACAGCATTTAAAGCCGGCGAAAAAACCACAGATCCTTTGAGTATGTACTTAAATGACCTGATGACCATTCCCGTCAATCTCGCTGGCTTACCAGGGATTAGCGTACCTTGTGGTTTTGATGACCAAGGTTTACCCATCGGCTTGCAAATCATTGGCAATGTCTTAAGAGAAGACCAAATTCTGCAAATAGCTTACGCTTATGAGCAAGCAACTAATTGGCATCTACGCAAGCCAGTATTGTAG
- the trpC gene encoding indole-3-glycerol phosphate synthase TrpC, with translation MQIRRRQPSPAIDVSILRYQVALPDAKPNNILEEIVWQKETEVDQLREKKPLIELQKQALSAPPTLDFVAALKQGKTKPALIAEVKKASPSKGVLREDFDPVAIALSYQQGGASCISVLTDVKFFQGSFDNLAKVRAAVDLPLLCKDFIIYPYQMYLARLQGADAVLLIAAILTDQDLQYFIKIAKALNMAALIEVHSLEELDRVLALDGVSLVGINNRNLEDFTVDLQTTCQLLQARVEQLRDRNIVVVSESGLHTPDDLTVVEQAGATAVLIGESLVKQPDPELAIAQILPNH, from the coding sequence ATGCAAATCCGTCGTCGTCAACCAAGTCCAGCTATTGATGTATCTATATTGCGCTATCAAGTTGCTTTACCAGATGCCAAACCTAACAACATTTTGGAAGAAATTGTCTGGCAAAAAGAAACTGAAGTTGACCAACTGCGGGAAAAAAAGCCTTTAATAGAACTGCAAAAGCAAGCACTTTCCGCACCGCCAACTCTGGATTTTGTCGCCGCCCTCAAACAAGGTAAGACAAAACCAGCGTTGATTGCAGAAGTGAAAAAGGCTTCACCGAGTAAAGGTGTATTACGCGAAGATTTCGACCCGGTGGCGATCGCTTTATCCTACCAACAAGGTGGCGCTAGTTGTATTTCTGTGTTGACAGATGTGAAATTTTTTCAAGGCAGTTTTGACAACTTAGCGAAAGTCCGAGCCGCAGTTGATTTACCATTATTGTGTAAGGATTTTATTATCTATCCTTACCAGATGTACTTAGCTCGTCTCCAGGGTGCCGATGCCGTTTTATTAATTGCGGCAATTTTAACTGACCAAGATTTACAGTACTTTATCAAAATTGCCAAAGCCTTAAACATGGCAGCATTGATTGAAGTCCACAGTCTAGAAGAACTCGACCGGGTATTAGCTTTAGATGGTGTCTCTTTAGTGGGCATTAACAATCGCAATCTGGAAGATTTCACCGTAGATTTACAGACAACTTGTCAACTTTTACAAGCTAGGGTTGAACAATTACGCGATCGCAATATCGTGGTTGTCAGTGAATCTGGTTTACACACACCTGATGATTTGACTGTAGTTGAACAAGCAGGTGCAACGGCTGTGTTAATTGGCGAATCTCTAGTCAAACAACCAGACCCAGAATTAGCGATCGCGCAAATTCTACCCAATCATTAA
- the lpdA gene encoding dihydrolipoyl dehydrogenase, whose translation MSQGFDYDLVIIGAGVGGHGAALHAVSCGLKTAIIEAADMGGTCVNRGCIPSKALLAAAGRVRELRNAHHLKSLGIQIGHVEFDRQAIADHAGNLVSKIQGDLTNSLKRLGVDIIRGWGKIAGTQKITVSGDGSEKTITAKDIILSPGSVPFVPPGIEVDGKTVFTSDQGVKLESLPPWVAIIGSGYIGLEFSDVYSALGSEITMIEALDQLMPGFDRDIAKLAERVLITPRDIETKVGIYAKRVIPGSPVVIELADFKTEEDLEVIEVDACLVATGRIPATQNLGLESVGVELDRRNFIPVDDRMAVLSAGEVVPHLWAIGDANGKMMLAHAASAQGIVAVENIVGRSRTVDYRSIPAAAFTHPEVSYVGLTETAAKELGQAEGFEVGTSKSYFKGNSKALAENEADGIAKVIYRKDTGEVLGVHIFGMHASDLIHEASAAVAKRESVHTLAHLVHAHPTLSEVLDEAYKRAVA comes from the coding sequence GTGAGTCAAGGATTTGATTACGATTTAGTAATTATTGGCGCTGGTGTAGGCGGACATGGCGCAGCCCTACACGCGGTAAGCTGCGGTCTGAAAACAGCAATTATTGAAGCAGCTGACATGGGCGGAACCTGTGTTAACAGGGGCTGTATTCCCTCGAAAGCATTGCTGGCAGCAGCAGGACGTGTGCGGGAGTTACGTAATGCCCACCACCTCAAGTCACTGGGCATTCAAATTGGTCATGTAGAGTTCGATCGCCAAGCGATCGCGGATCATGCAGGCAATTTAGTCTCGAAAATTCAAGGCGATTTAACCAACAGCCTCAAGCGTCTAGGCGTAGATATCATCCGGGGTTGGGGAAAAATCGCCGGTACTCAAAAAATCACTGTCAGTGGCGATGGCAGTGAAAAAACGATCACCGCTAAAGATATTATTCTTTCTCCTGGTTCAGTTCCTTTTGTTCCCCCAGGCATTGAAGTTGACGGCAAAACTGTATTTACCAGCGACCAAGGCGTAAAATTAGAATCTCTCCCGCCTTGGGTAGCGATTATTGGTAGCGGTTACATCGGTTTGGAATTTTCTGATGTCTACTCGGCTTTGGGCAGTGAAATCACTATGATTGAAGCCCTAGACCAGTTAATGCCAGGATTTGACCGCGATATCGCCAAACTCGCAGAACGGGTATTAATTACGCCGCGTGATATTGAAACCAAAGTCGGTATCTACGCCAAAAGAGTCATCCCTGGTTCGCCAGTGGTAATTGAGTTGGCTGATTTTAAAACAGAAGAAGATTTAGAGGTGATTGAGGTTGATGCTTGCCTAGTAGCGACAGGACGCATCCCCGCCACCCAAAACCTTGGTTTAGAATCTGTGGGTGTGGAATTAGACAGGCGGAATTTTATCCCCGTCGACGATCGCATGGCAGTATTGAGTGCGGGTGAAGTTGTACCCCATCTGTGGGCAATTGGTGATGCCAATGGCAAAATGATGCTGGCTCACGCTGCCTCGGCTCAAGGTATTGTAGCGGTAGAAAATATCGTCGGGCGATCGCGCACTGTAGACTATCGCAGCATCCCCGCCGCCGCCTTCACTCACCCAGAAGTTAGCTATGTCGGTTTAACCGAAACTGCTGCTAAGGAATTAGGACAAGCAGAAGGTTTTGAAGTCGGCACAAGTAAGAGTTACTTTAAAGGCAACTCCAAAGCTTTGGCAGAAAACGAAGCCGATGGTATCGCTAAGGTAATTTATCGCAAAGACACAGGCGAAGTTTTAGGTGTTCACATCTTTGGAATGCACGCCTCCGACTTAATTCACGAAGCCTCAGCCGCCGTGGCGAAGCGTGAATCTGTCCACACCCTCGCCCATCTAGTCCACGCCCACCCCACCCTCTCGGAAGTTCTAGATGAAGCCTATAAACGGGCTGTAGCTTAA
- a CDS encoding helix-turn-helix domain-containing protein: protein MSLLEDVQKEQLQEISKTLKQVRQEKSIQLEQVAIKTNIRLACLKALDTGKFDELPEPVYIQGFIRRYADVIGLDGASLAKTFSTEVHPSVVVKNSGHKAASKRKFSLPLFIPYTVLLLVAAGGLMYVLNPQFSAESFVKKLNLGTSKKTTAALSQSAPLPKTESLPSTNQAPAENPPTPLAVIAPSKDNLSQAVAVTLELQGKSWLQVNVDGKTEFVGNLNKGQRKTWTAKKQLTVRSGNAGVVLVSVNNQPAKPLGTSGKIKEVTFTPQVNSQQPKVNAQ, encoded by the coding sequence GTGAGCCTCTTAGAAGACGTTCAAAAAGAACAGTTGCAAGAAATAAGTAAAACTTTAAAACAAGTCAGACAGGAAAAATCTATTCAACTAGAGCAGGTAGCAATTAAAACCAATATTCGCCTTGCTTGCTTAAAGGCTTTAGATACAGGCAAATTCGATGAACTACCCGAACCTGTATATATTCAAGGCTTTATCCGTCGTTATGCAGATGTTATCGGCTTAGATGGTGCTTCCTTAGCTAAAACTTTTTCCACTGAAGTTCATCCTTCCGTAGTTGTGAAAAACTCTGGTCACAAAGCAGCCTCGAAACGTAAATTTTCTTTACCACTATTCATTCCTTACACCGTTTTATTATTAGTGGCGGCTGGTGGGCTTATGTATGTACTTAATCCCCAATTTTCTGCCGAATCTTTCGTTAAAAAACTTAACTTAGGAACATCTAAAAAAACAACAGCAGCCTTATCTCAATCTGCACCCTTACCTAAAACAGAATCTTTACCGTCAACTAATCAAGCACCAGCCGAAAATCCCCCAACCCCCCTAGCGGTGATTGCACCCTCCAAAGATAATTTGAGTCAGGCTGTCGCCGTTACCTTAGAACTTCAAGGTAAATCTTGGTTACAAGTGAACGTAGACGGTAAAACTGAATTTGTCGGTAACTTAAACAAAGGACAACGCAAAACCTGGACAGCTAAAAAACAGTTGACTGTGCGTTCTGGAAATGCAGGTGTTGTCTTGGTTTCTGTCAACAATCAACCAGCAAAACCCTTGGGAACTTCCGGGAAAATCAAGGAAGTCACATTCACTCCCCAAGTCAACAGTCAACAGCCCAAAGTCAACGCTCAATAG